One segment of Chelmon rostratus isolate fCheRos1 chromosome 17, fCheRos1.pri, whole genome shotgun sequence DNA contains the following:
- the sstr3 gene encoding somatostatin receptor type 5, which translates to MGVASLPVLEMMDEMWENGSYASPSPGLPLFLLMFNDSDLNETLFNSTNTTVPDVSSGPSVAGVLIPLIYIIVCIIGLGGNTLVIHIVLHYSKIESVTNIYILNLAIADELFMLGLPFLAVQNTLQSWPFGSFMCRLVMTVDSINQFTSIFCLTVMSIDRYLAVVHPIRSSKWRRPQVAKVVNGTVWALSFLVVLPVVIFANIQKTGGTCNIAWPQPANIWRAAFIIYTSTVGFFCPLLIICLCYLLIVFKIRSSGKKVHATSTKRRKSERKVTRMVVIVVAVFVFCWLPFYALNIINLLVSLPPEYQGLYYFVVVLGYANSCANPIVYGFLSDNFKRGFRKALCRSTRKVENHEPMERQQQQEEGRTALMPRESLRRAIRDEEDDDEEDVSEMTEIYRIAQNGNSSFQPQCSQPLFLERGATPGATEPPSPDRKDKAGETKGKDPINGSTLTVPLLLNGTKNGSVKTLPEENLEQSTSLEISYL; encoded by the coding sequence ATGGGTGTCGCCTCACTTCCCGTGCTGGAGATGATGGATGAAATGTGGGAGAATGGCAGTTATGCCAGCCCCTCGCCTGGTCTCCCCCTGTTTCTGCTCATGTTCAACGACAGCGATCTGAACGAGACGCTGTTCAACTCCACCAACACCACCGTCCCAGATGTCTCCTCTGGTCCCAGCGTGGCAGGGGTCCTCATCCCGCTCATATACATAATCGTCTGTATCATCGGCCTGGGTGGAAACACTTTGGTGATTCACATTGTGCTCCACTACTCGAAGATAGAGTCAGTGACCAACATCTACATCCTCAACTTAGCCATCGCTGATGAGCTCTTCATGCTCGGCCTGCCTTTCCTGGCGGTTCAGAACACCCTCCAGTCATGGCCGTTTGGCTCCTTCATGTGTCGTCTGGTCATGACTGTTGACTCCATCAATCAGTTCACCAGCATCTTCTGCCTGACCGTGATGAGCATCGATCGCTACCTCGCTGTAGTCCACCCCATTCGGTCTTCAAAGTGGCGGCGCCCTCAGGTGGCTAAAGTGGTGAATGGCACTGTCTGGGCTCTGTCGTTTCTTGTTGTTCTGCCTGTGGTCATCTTTGCCAACATCCAGAAGACGGGGGGTACCTGTAACATCGCCTGGCCTCAGCCGGCTAACATCTGGCGAGCGGCTTTCATCATTTACACCTCCACGGTTGGATTCTTCTGCCCCCTTCTTATCATCTGCCTCTGCTACCTGCTCATCGTCTTCAAGATCCGCAGCTCGGGTAAAAAAGTCCACGCCACCTCAACCAAGCGAAGGAAGTCAGAGAGAAAAGTGACGCGCATGGTTGTGATCGTTGTTGCCGTGTTTGTCTTCTGCTGGCTGCCCTTCTACGCGCTCAATATCATCAACCTGCTGGTGTCCCTGCCCCCAGAGTACCAGGGTCTTTACTATTTTGTCGTAGTGCTCGGCTATGCTAACAGCTGCGCCAACCCAATCGTCTATGGCTTCTTGTCTGACAACTTCAAGAGGGGTTTCCGGAAGGCGCTCTGCCGCTCCACTCGGAAGGTGGAGAACCACGAGCCCATGGAAcgccaacagcagcaggaggaggggaggacggCGCTCATGCCCCGGGAGAGCCTGAGGCGGGCAATCCGGGATGAAGAGGACGATGACGAGGAAGACGTCTCGGAAATGACTGAGATCTACAGGATCGCCCAAAATGGCAACAGCAGCTTCCAGCCGCAGTGCTCACAGCCGCTGTTCTTAGAACGAGGAGCGACTCCAGGGGCCACAGAGCCGCCGTCTCCAGACAGGAAGGACAAAGCTGGGGAAACGAAAGGGAAGGATCCCATCAACGGGTCCACACTGACTGTACCGCTGCTTCTCAATGGAACCAAAAACGGAAGCGTTAAAACTCTGCCAGAGGAGAACTTGGAACAGAGCACCTCACTGGAGATAAGTTACCTTTAG